The following are encoded together in the Proteiniphilum saccharofermentans genome:
- a CDS encoding glycerate kinase type-2 family protein has translation MRKKAEEIFLAGVESVLPEKLIQRQIKRDGDILQIAGKSYPLSRFRHIYVLAAGKAAALMAKETERILGDKITGGHVVTKYGHETNLKYLKLTEAGHPIPDAEGVKGTRKMLDIARQSGEEDLVVCLISGGASALMADFPEGTTLDDLRHANELLVKCGADITEINAVRKHLSNVKGGQLAKTLYPATTVCLILSDVTGDRLDVIASGPTFGDTSTFADAWAVIEKYSLENSFPPPMLNHLKKGLTGLIPETPKPGNAIFRNVQNYIIGNNLLALEGASRKAHGFGFKTHIVTDKLKGDYTNVADFILKTIENYQQASGKKPVCLLFGGEPTVKVSGNGSGGRNQHLALYLSTKIDHEKQITILCAGTDGTDGPTDAAGAVVDNETIAIAVKKNINPRVFLQNSDSYHFFQQAGGHIITGNTRTNVMDMVVVVIEHLKSGHQAYPGVEVT, from the coding sequence ATGAGAAAGAAAGCCGAAGAAATATTTCTCGCCGGAGTTGAAAGTGTTTTGCCTGAAAAGTTGATTCAAAGACAAATAAAACGGGATGGTGATATACTGCAAATTGCCGGTAAATCATACCCGTTATCCCGATTCAGGCATATTTACGTTTTGGCAGCCGGAAAAGCAGCCGCTTTAATGGCTAAGGAAACCGAACGAATTTTAGGCGACAAAATAACAGGGGGGCACGTTGTTACCAAATACGGGCACGAAACCAATTTAAAATACCTGAAACTTACCGAAGCGGGACATCCGATACCGGACGCCGAAGGCGTGAAAGGGACACGAAAAATGCTGGACATTGCCCGGCAATCCGGTGAAGAAGACCTGGTTGTCTGCCTGATATCGGGCGGTGCATCAGCACTGATGGCGGATTTCCCTGAAGGAACCACGCTCGATGACCTGAGACATGCAAATGAACTACTGGTAAAATGCGGTGCTGATATTACCGAAATAAATGCCGTGCGCAAACATCTTTCGAACGTGAAAGGCGGACAACTTGCCAAAACGCTTTATCCGGCAACAACCGTTTGCCTGATTTTATCGGATGTCACCGGTGACCGCCTCGATGTCATTGCTTCCGGCCCTACCTTCGGGGACACCAGCACATTTGCCGACGCGTGGGCGGTCATCGAAAAGTATTCGCTGGAAAATTCTTTCCCGCCTCCCATGCTGAACCATTTGAAAAAAGGATTGACCGGTTTGATTCCCGAAACACCCAAGCCGGGCAATGCTATTTTCAGGAACGTCCAAAATTACATAATCGGGAATAACTTACTGGCACTTGAAGGTGCGTCACGTAAAGCACATGGGTTTGGTTTTAAGACCCATATCGTTACCGACAAGTTAAAGGGAGATTATACGAATGTAGCCGATTTCATTCTGAAAACAATCGAAAACTACCAACAAGCTAGCGGTAAAAAGCCCGTTTGCCTGCTTTTTGGGGGTGAACCGACTGTAAAAGTTTCGGGAAATGGATCGGGCGGGCGCAATCAGCACCTGGCCTTGTATTTATCTACCAAAATTGATCACGAAAAACAGATCACCATCTTATGTGCAGGAACAGACGGTACAGATGGACCGACCGATGCCGCGGGAGCCGTTGTTGATAATGAAACGATAGCTATTGCGGTGAAGAAAAATATCAATCCCCGGGTTTTTCTCCAAAATTCCGATTCTTACCATTTTTTCCAACAAGCCGGCGGTCATATTATCACCGGAAATACACGGACGAATGTAATGGATATGGTAGTAGTCGTGATCGAACATCTCAAATCAGGGCATCAGGCATATCCAGGCGTGGAAGTTACATGA
- a CDS encoding GntP family permease, producing MLSIITLSILVLLSIVLIVILTSVTKLNAFASLFIVALLLAMVALPDKDVVQILKEGFGSTMASIGFLIIFGAIIAVVLEKTGGAISIANYILSKTGHGKAASAMGITGFIVGLPIFCDSGYIIMSGLVKSFSTKAKIALPFIAFVLATSLYSVHCLTPTHPGALAASGILNANIGMLILLGILFAIPATVAAFFWIKWQTRKNTYEETEPSKGEIGNEGQLPPVSLSLLPIATPLVLIAIGSLLAVMKVPESNFVLKGLAFIGQPIIALLIGTFLSLFLLKNRAVKSINSILESAIEKAGPILIVTGAGGMFGMVIKETGVGAYAGEFFLQTGLGLAVPFLIASILKTAQGSSTVAVITAASFVAPMLPALGLDSETGKLLAMISMGAGSMMVSHANDSYFWVVARFSGINSNTTLKVYSTATIVMGIVTFLCVWLTSFFIL from the coding sequence ATGTTGAGTATCATTACACTTTCTATCCTGGTTCTGCTGAGCATCGTGCTTATCGTGATACTCACTTCCGTCACGAAACTAAACGCGTTTGCTTCGCTGTTTATCGTGGCCCTGTTGTTAGCCATGGTTGCCCTTCCCGATAAAGATGTGGTCCAAATCCTGAAAGAGGGGTTTGGGAGTACCATGGCATCCATCGGGTTTCTGATTATTTTCGGGGCGATTATTGCCGTGGTGTTGGAAAAGACAGGCGGTGCCATAAGCATCGCTAATTATATTTTATCGAAAACAGGGCACGGTAAAGCCGCTTCAGCAATGGGTATTACGGGATTTATTGTAGGATTGCCCATTTTTTGCGATTCCGGGTATATTATAATGAGTGGATTGGTAAAATCATTCAGCACGAAGGCCAAAATTGCATTGCCCTTTATCGCGTTTGTTTTGGCTACTTCACTCTATTCGGTGCACTGCCTCACTCCCACGCACCCGGGAGCATTGGCCGCTTCGGGAATTCTAAACGCGAATATCGGCATGCTGATATTGCTGGGAATACTTTTTGCCATTCCCGCTACCGTAGCCGCATTTTTTTGGATTAAATGGCAAACAAGGAAAAATACCTACGAAGAAACAGAGCCCTCGAAAGGTGAAATTGGGAACGAAGGACAATTGCCGCCGGTCAGTCTTTCGTTATTACCTATCGCCACACCGCTTGTTCTTATAGCAATTGGCTCTTTACTCGCGGTAATGAAAGTGCCTGAAAGTAATTTTGTATTGAAAGGATTGGCATTTATAGGGCAACCTATTATTGCCCTGTTGATTGGTACATTTTTATCGCTGTTTTTATTGAAAAACAGGGCGGTGAAAAGCATCAATTCAATCCTTGAATCCGCCATAGAAAAAGCAGGCCCGATTCTTATAGTAACCGGTGCGGGCGGGATGTTTGGCATGGTAATTAAAGAGACCGGCGTGGGCGCTTATGCCGGAGAGTTTTTTCTGCAAACAGGGTTAGGCCTTGCTGTTCCCTTTCTGATTGCTTCTATACTGAAAACCGCGCAGGGTTCATCAACAGTCGCGGTCATTACTGCGGCATCGTTCGTCGCGCCCATGCTACCTGCACTGGGACTGGATTCAGAAACCGGCAAACTTCTGGCTATGATTTCGATGGGTGCCGGCTCAATGATGGTGTCTCACGCCAATGATTCTTATTTTTGGGTGGTTGCCCGATTTTCCGGGATCAATTCTAATACCACGTTAAAAGTCTATTCTACGGCCACTATCGTGATGGGAATCGTTACATTCCTGTGTGTATGGTTGACTTCATTTTTTATATTGTGA
- a CDS encoding metallophosphoesterase family protein: MHKKWIIVSLFIVIAFTLNAQKLSFKKDRTFKIVQFTDMHYMHGNPKSDTTLMLIPRILDEEKPDMVVFTGDIVTGKPVEEGWDAVTKFVIDRKIPFAVTLGNHDHEQGVTREEIADIVTAYPFNINRLSDVSRGRVMDNVIPVYSSEKPLKEAALIYCFDTGAYSTIDDVSGYDWVTTRQIEWYREQSIHYTVKNNFQPLPALAYFHIPLPEYRLAFNDEKNVRYGERKEDECPPGLNSGMFLSMKEMGDVMSTFAGHDHVNDYIVNYYGIALVYGHFSGWKTTYTPEINGARVVVLKEGKRAFDTWLHQLDGTIRHKVSYPADFTNPGK; the protein is encoded by the coding sequence ATGCACAAAAAATGGATCATTGTTTCACTTTTCATCGTGATCGCTTTCACGTTGAATGCCCAGAAACTCTCTTTTAAGAAAGACAGGACATTCAAGATCGTACAGTTTACCGACATGCATTACATGCATGGGAATCCGAAATCAGACACAACCCTGATGCTTATACCCAGGATACTGGATGAAGAGAAGCCTGATATGGTGGTATTTACCGGCGACATCGTAACAGGGAAACCGGTAGAGGAAGGTTGGGATGCCGTAACAAAATTCGTGATCGATCGCAAGATACCATTTGCCGTAACTTTGGGTAATCACGATCATGAACAGGGTGTAACAAGGGAAGAGATTGCTGATATTGTTACCGCCTACCCTTTCAACATCAACAGGTTGTCGGATGTCAGCAGAGGTAGGGTAATGGACAATGTGATTCCGGTCTATAGCAGTGAAAAACCACTGAAAGAAGCAGCTCTGATCTACTGTTTCGATACAGGAGCCTATTCCACGATAGATGATGTAAGTGGTTACGATTGGGTAACCACCAGGCAGATAGAATGGTATCGGGAACAAAGTATCCATTATACCGTCAAAAATAATTTCCAGCCGCTACCCGCCCTCGCCTATTTTCATATTCCGTTGCCTGAATACCGGTTAGCATTCAACGATGAAAAGAACGTACGCTATGGGGAAAGAAAGGAAGACGAATGCCCTCCCGGACTTAATTCGGGTATGTTCCTATCGATGAAGGAGATGGGAGATGTCATGAGCACATTTGCGGGACATGACCATGTGAACGACTATATAGTAAATTACTATGGCATAGCCCTGGTTTACGGGCATTTCAGCGGTTGGAAGACCACTTATACCCCTGAAATCAACGGAGCCCGCGTAGTAGTGCTCAAGGAAGGAAAACGGGCATTCGACACATGGCTCCACCAGTTAGATGGAACCATTCGGCACAAGGTTTCGTATCCGGCAGACTTTACCAATCCGGGGAAATAG
- a CDS encoding glycoside hydrolase family 130 protein encodes MKKIYSIFILLLITVLAGSCSNAKQQSSEEKAKLPQWAIGPFERPENPNPVISPLPTKFYCPMKGDTIKWEESDTFNPAATVKEGKIVVLYRAEDNSAQGIGKRTSRIGYAESKDGITMERRTEPVLFPMEDAFKSIEWPGGCEDPRVAMTEDGLYVMLYTAWNRETPRLAVATSHDLIQWEKHGLAFGKAYNGRFENLACKSASIVTKVKDGQLVITKLNGKYFMYWGEHAVCAAVSDDLINWEPVLNEQNELKEIAKPRKGFFDSRLTECGPPAIITQDGIVLMYNGKNGDEKDGDTDYPAGSYCAGQFLFDLNDPYKILDRLDKPFFYPDAPFEKSGQYKDGTVFIEGLAYLDNRFYLYYGCADSHVAVAINDAKKKNMNK; translated from the coding sequence ATGAAAAAAATTTATTCAATTTTTATTTTACTGCTTATTACAGTTTTAGCCGGATCCTGTAGTAATGCAAAACAACAGTCCTCAGAAGAGAAAGCTAAATTACCCCAATGGGCCATAGGACCTTTTGAACGTCCTGAAAATCCTAATCCTGTTATTTCTCCTCTTCCGACGAAGTTTTATTGCCCGATGAAGGGTGATACTATAAAATGGGAAGAAAGCGATACTTTCAATCCTGCAGCAACAGTAAAAGAGGGAAAGATCGTAGTGCTTTACAGGGCCGAAGACAATTCAGCTCAAGGGATTGGTAAGCGTACGTCCCGTATTGGGTATGCCGAATCGAAAGACGGCATAACGATGGAACGCCGTACAGAACCGGTGCTTTTCCCCATGGAGGATGCTTTCAAATCCATCGAGTGGCCGGGAGGTTGTGAGGACCCCCGGGTTGCCATGACAGAAGATGGGCTCTATGTAATGCTTTACACAGCATGGAACCGGGAGACGCCCCGTCTGGCCGTAGCGACATCCCACGATTTAATTCAATGGGAAAAGCACGGCCTCGCTTTTGGCAAAGCCTATAATGGGCGCTTCGAAAACCTGGCCTGCAAATCGGCATCCATTGTCACTAAAGTAAAAGATGGTCAATTAGTTATTACAAAATTGAATGGAAAATACTTTATGTACTGGGGCGAACATGCTGTATGTGCTGCCGTTTCTGACGATCTTATCAATTGGGAACCCGTACTGAATGAACAAAATGAATTGAAGGAAATCGCTAAACCTCGAAAAGGATTTTTCGATAGCAGACTGACCGAGTGTGGACCACCGGCAATTATTACTCAGGATGGGATCGTGTTGATGTATAATGGTAAAAATGGAGATGAAAAGGATGGAGATACAGATTATCCGGCAGGCTCTTATTGTGCCGGACAGTTTCTATTCGATCTCAATGATCCTTATAAAATATTGGATCGTTTGGATAAACCGTTTTTCTATCCCGATGCACCGTTTGAAAAGAGTGGACAGTATAAAGACGGGACCGTCTTCATTGAGGGACTAGCCTATCTCGATAATCGATTTTACCTCTATTACGGATGCGCCGATTCACATGTGGCTGTAGCTATTAATGATGCAAAGAAAAAGAATATGAACAAGTAA
- a CDS encoding glycoside hydrolase family 2 protein produces MMRETLFFIAFLFTCLCYGQEIKNERLYDCILSSRDGHGGEYAWKMRRAGEVHSKAEDVSTPKVSTDDWMPAIVPGTVLNSLVHNKIYPEPYYGLNNKLESNLIPDIYHVGRDFYTYWFRTEFETPTAHFKNKKTWLQVDGINYRAEIWLNGNMVGNIAGMFYQDHIDISDYIYLDKKNILAVKVYPVDVPGTIKSKGKKTIGALNDEFQNGGNGEIGKNVTQLMTVGWDFTYLDGIRDRNTGIWKDISIYTTGNVSLRHPFVKSDLSKPDYNVSRQTISVEVINPNNNWTIQDVTIVGEIKDENVRFEKQVQLARGERKEISFSPEEYPQLVLKNPRLWWPINKGKQELYNLSLKILDKDKNLIDSISTRFGIREITSNTDTPDKSRTFYINGKPIFIRGTNWLPENMLRNSEERTYAQLRYTAQAGINLIRFWGGGITESDYFFQLCDELGIMVWTEFWMTGDTKHPVDESIYYNNVTSTVKRIRNHPSLAYYVSSNESTEMSYTEALIQNLDGTRGYQMQSECCGVHDGSPYKQVNIMCHYENTASDRGSRIDGFNPEYGAPCLPTVECLREMMDEKDLWPINKEVWDYSDGNGFHLMTGMYRDMVNEYGISKSIDEFAEKGQFVGAFNYKSIWEVWNYNKLNQGDRYCSGFLFWYHNPPIRQVCSRMWDWSLEPTAALYAAQNACEPLHPQFDFLRNTVSVVNDYYRSFTNYKVLADVYDLNGKKVFSKEMTVNLPEDGVAKDLFTIDFPPTITSVHFIKLRLLDEKGTEVGNNFYWRSNSHYEGRKTLTGPTTSGFQDLSKLKQTKLEISYREHKEEECYLIDIEVKNTSRTIAFFTQLQLLDENDKPIRPSFYSDNFFSLLPGERKAIRIETNAQKLAANSKLILKGWNVKKEIYNLRHH; encoded by the coding sequence ATGATGCGAGAAACTCTTTTTTTTATAGCTTTCTTATTTACCTGCCTGTGCTACGGACAAGAGATAAAGAATGAACGTCTTTATGATTGTATACTGAGTTCACGTGATGGACATGGTGGAGAATATGCCTGGAAGATGAGAAGGGCAGGAGAAGTTCACAGTAAAGCGGAAGATGTTTCCACACCAAAGGTGTCTACAGACGACTGGATGCCGGCCATCGTCCCGGGGACCGTGCTAAACTCATTGGTGCATAATAAAATCTATCCGGAACCCTACTATGGTTTGAATAATAAACTGGAATCGAATCTAATTCCGGATATTTACCATGTAGGTCGCGACTTTTACACCTACTGGTTTCGTACCGAATTTGAAACGCCAACAGCTCATTTTAAAAATAAAAAAACGTGGTTACAGGTCGACGGCATTAATTATCGTGCCGAGATATGGCTGAATGGTAACATGGTTGGAAATATCGCCGGTATGTTTTATCAGGACCACATTGATATTTCTGATTATATTTATCTCGACAAAAAAAATATATTGGCAGTAAAGGTCTATCCTGTGGATGTACCAGGTACGATTAAATCAAAAGGTAAAAAAACTATCGGAGCATTGAATGATGAATTCCAGAACGGAGGAAACGGAGAAATTGGGAAAAACGTCACACAACTCATGACAGTCGGTTGGGATTTCACCTATTTGGATGGTATCCGCGATCGAAATACGGGCATTTGGAAAGATATCTCTATTTATACAACAGGAAATGTTAGTTTACGCCATCCTTTTGTAAAGTCGGATTTATCTAAACCTGATTATAATGTCTCAAGACAGACAATATCCGTTGAAGTGATTAACCCGAATAACAATTGGACGATACAGGATGTTACAATTGTAGGAGAAATCAAGGATGAAAACGTGCGCTTTGAAAAGCAAGTCCAATTAGCCAGGGGAGAGCGAAAAGAGATATCTTTTAGTCCGGAAGAATATCCGCAATTGGTTTTAAAGAATCCACGTTTATGGTGGCCGATTAATAAAGGGAAGCAAGAACTCTACAACCTGTCACTAAAAATTCTGGATAAGGATAAAAATCTTATAGATTCGATCTCTACCCGTTTTGGCATACGTGAAATCACTTCCAATACGGATACTCCTGATAAATCCCGAACATTTTACATAAACGGGAAACCTATTTTTATAAGAGGAACAAACTGGCTCCCGGAAAACATGCTCAGAAACTCGGAAGAACGTACATATGCGCAACTTCGCTATACAGCTCAAGCCGGGATAAACCTGATACGTTTCTGGGGAGGAGGCATTACAGAATCCGATTATTTCTTCCAACTATGTGATGAATTGGGAATCATGGTCTGGACGGAATTCTGGATGACTGGGGATACCAAACATCCTGTCGATGAGAGTATCTATTACAATAACGTGACCTCAACAGTCAAACGGATTCGGAACCATCCCTCTTTAGCGTATTATGTTTCTTCCAATGAATCCACAGAAATGTCCTATACCGAAGCATTAATCCAGAACCTGGATGGAACCCGCGGATATCAAATGCAATCGGAGTGTTGTGGCGTTCACGATGGTAGTCCATATAAGCAGGTCAATATCATGTGCCATTACGAAAATACAGCTTCAGACAGAGGTAGTCGTATAGACGGCTTTAATCCTGAGTATGGTGCACCATGCCTGCCAACAGTAGAATGTTTACGTGAAATGATGGACGAAAAAGATTTGTGGCCCATTAATAAGGAGGTATGGGATTATTCGGATGGTAACGGATTTCATTTAATGACCGGAATGTACCGCGATATGGTAAATGAGTACGGAATTTCGAAAAGTATAGATGAATTTGCAGAAAAGGGTCAATTTGTGGGAGCTTTTAATTATAAAAGTATATGGGAGGTATGGAATTATAACAAATTGAACCAGGGTGACCGCTATTGTTCCGGATTTTTGTTTTGGTATCATAATCCCCCAATTCGTCAGGTTTGTTCGAGAATGTGGGATTGGTCGTTGGAACCGACGGCAGCACTTTATGCCGCACAAAATGCTTGTGAACCCTTGCACCCCCAATTTGATTTTTTGAGAAACACGGTTTCTGTAGTCAACGATTATTACCGATCTTTTACGAATTATAAAGTGCTGGCTGATGTGTATGATTTGAACGGGAAAAAAGTTTTCTCAAAAGAAATGACCGTGAATCTACCGGAGGATGGAGTTGCAAAAGATCTTTTTACGATAGATTTTCCACCAACTATTACGAGTGTTCACTTTATTAAGTTGAGGCTTCTGGATGAAAAAGGCACGGAAGTGGGCAATAATTTTTATTGGCGATCTAACTCGCATTACGAAGGACGTAAAACATTAACAGGGCCAACAACCTCCGGCTTTCAGGATTTATCAAAGTTAAAACAGACTAAATTGGAGATAAGCTATCGTGAACATAAAGAAGAAGAGTGTTATTTAATAGACATAGAGGTCAAAAATACTTCACGCACAATTGCATTCTTTACACAACTTCAACTTCTTGATGAGAATGATAAGCCAATACGTCCATCTTTTTATTCCGATAATTTCTTTTCACTGCTACCCGGAGAAAGAAAAGCAATTCGAATCGAAACAAACGCTCAGAAATTAGCCGCGAACTCAAAACTTATTTTAAAGGGATGGAATGTAAAAAAAGAAATTTACAATTTGCGTCACCACTAA
- a CDS encoding DUF3823 domain-containing protein, with amino-acid sequence MKKNIIISVSVCLLLMLTGCIQGLDNYDAPNGGIKGLILDEETNNPIPLPVQGSTGVIVKMYEQNTNAKQSVDFYAKYDGSYENSKIFNTEYKVVVDGPFVEPCEGTIKVNGATSFDLRTTPFSRIEASANYSEGIITIQYEVKPTNNSFTVDNVFGYWNFAPGVDDGAANYAKKVTTKDIKGQISFDLKNDNVFKSNEYKIISNGNKIYVRIGAAIKGKINYSTIIAVQL; translated from the coding sequence ATGAAGAAGAATATTATAATATCAGTATCTGTCTGTCTCCTGTTGATGTTGACAGGATGTATTCAGGGATTAGATAATTACGATGCTCCTAATGGTGGAATCAAGGGTCTTATTCTTGATGAAGAAACAAACAATCCCATACCATTACCAGTACAGGGATCCACAGGTGTTATTGTAAAGATGTATGAACAAAATACAAACGCGAAGCAGTCTGTAGATTTTTATGCAAAATATGATGGTAGTTATGAAAATTCAAAAATTTTCAATACCGAATATAAAGTTGTAGTCGACGGACCATTTGTTGAACCATGTGAAGGAACTATAAAAGTGAATGGAGCTACCTCTTTTGATCTCAGGACTACACCTTTCTCAAGAATTGAGGCCTCGGCAAATTATTCTGAGGGGATTATTACGATTCAATATGAAGTGAAACCAACCAACAATTCTTTTACGGTTGATAATGTTTTCGGTTATTGGAATTTTGCTCCCGGAGTGGATGATGGTGCAGCTAATTATGCTAAGAAAGTAACCACCAAAGACATTAAGGGACAAATATCATTCGATTTAAAGAATGACAATGTCTTTAAATCAAATGAATATAAAATCATCTCAAACGGGAATAAGATATATGTCCGGATTGGAGCTGCTATTAAGGGAAAAATCAACTATAGTACAATAATAGCGGTTCAACTTTAA
- a CDS encoding RagB/SusD family nutrient uptake outer membrane protein has translation MNKIFITFLAIVCFISCSDFLNKESFDIITPEQVWKEPKLINSVLVNLYDGLQVEDFNYWYRDAWRLINPTSMSDEAQGSFQKDPLFDNGSATYTYEDALFEQKFSDRYVFIRNCNDFLDQLEGAESLSSSQKEQLNAEVRFLRAMHYFSLVKRYGGVPLITAPQVYDPSNLESLAVSRNKEVEIYDFIVKECQAISEILPEIRPESEKYRANKGTALALCSRAALYAASIAKYGTVQLNGLVGIDQSETQRFYQSSYDASKALLDMAIYSLYSKNVNDRTQNYYEIFIKGNGDNGEYIFQKQYNVAGGKGHDWDKRNAPFSYRGGGWGCGMAPTLEMIETYEYMDGASGELKIKENGVPIRFSDPYSLFEGKDPRLFASVYLPGSPCKDSKIEWIRGIIISDTERHQATNQPDGGNTVEVNGVVYNTSGKDGGADAGDASKTGFYQKKFWDETLTDMNMGKSETPWPVFRLGEIYLNLAEAAFELDKKDEALSAVNKIRERAGIVEISEISIEKIRHERKVELAFEGHRYWDMKRWRIAHLDVSQGGLNGFRGSALYPWFDIRDQKFIFEIGTNTPKQTRIFLEKNYYTRIHNEDMNSNPNLVQNPGYTN, from the coding sequence ATGAACAAAATATTTATTACATTTTTAGCTATTGTTTGTTTCATTAGTTGTAGTGATTTTTTAAATAAAGAATCGTTTGATATCATTACTCCGGAACAAGTTTGGAAAGAGCCTAAATTAATTAACAGTGTTCTGGTTAATCTATATGACGGATTACAAGTGGAAGACTTTAATTACTGGTATAGAGATGCATGGAGATTAATAAATCCCACATCAATGTCTGACGAAGCCCAAGGGTCATTCCAGAAAGATCCTTTATTTGATAATGGTAGTGCCACATATACCTACGAAGATGCACTGTTCGAACAAAAATTTTCTGATCGATATGTATTTATTCGTAATTGTAACGACTTCTTAGATCAATTGGAGGGGGCTGAATCATTATCTTCATCTCAAAAAGAGCAACTAAATGCGGAGGTAAGGTTTTTGAGAGCGATGCACTATTTTTCTTTGGTAAAAAGATATGGTGGGGTTCCACTTATAACTGCCCCACAAGTGTATGATCCTTCAAACCTTGAATCATTAGCTGTTAGCAGAAATAAGGAAGTAGAGATTTATGACTTTATTGTTAAAGAATGCCAGGCAATATCTGAAATTCTTCCTGAGATAAGACCCGAATCAGAAAAATATCGGGCAAATAAAGGAACCGCACTGGCTTTATGCTCAAGAGCTGCTCTCTACGCCGCTTCTATAGCGAAATACGGTACAGTTCAATTAAATGGCCTAGTAGGAATAGACCAAAGCGAAACTCAACGGTTTTATCAATCTTCTTATGATGCATCCAAGGCATTATTGGATATGGCCATATATTCACTTTATAGTAAAAATGTAAATGACAGAACTCAAAACTATTATGAGATTTTCATAAAGGGAAATGGGGATAACGGTGAATATATTTTCCAAAAGCAATACAATGTGGCAGGAGGAAAAGGTCATGATTGGGACAAACGCAATGCTCCATTTTCATACCGAGGAGGAGGATGGGGATGCGGGATGGCTCCCACCCTGGAAATGATTGAGACCTATGAATATATGGATGGTGCCAGCGGAGAACTAAAGATCAAAGAAAATGGAGTTCCCATACGATTCTCTGATCCTTATTCCCTTTTTGAGGGCAAAGACCCAAGATTATTTGCTTCGGTATATCTTCCGGGATCACCTTGTAAGGATAGTAAAATTGAATGGATTAGAGGAATTATTATTTCAGACACTGAGAGACATCAGGCTACGAATCAACCTGATGGAGGAAATACGGTGGAGGTGAATGGCGTTGTCTATAATACAAGTGGTAAAGATGGGGGTGCTGATGCAGGAGATGCCTCTAAGACAGGATTTTATCAGAAGAAATTCTGGGATGAAACGCTTACCGACATGAATATGGGTAAATCTGAAACTCCCTGGCCGGTTTTTCGTTTGGGAGAAATATATTTGAATCTTGCTGAAGCTGCATTTGAACTGGATAAAAAGGACGAAGCATTATCTGCCGTGAATAAAATCCGGGAAAGGGCGGGAATCGTTGAAATTTCAGAAATTTCAATAGAAAAGATTCGTCATGAACGAAAAGTAGAATTAGCTTTTGAAGGTCATCGTTATTGGGATATGAAGCGTTGGAGGATTGCCCATCTGGATGTCAGCCAGGGAGGATTAAATGGGTTCAGAGGCTCTGCACTATACCCATGGTTTGACATCAGGGATCAGAAATTTATTTTTGAGATTGGCACTAATACTCCAAAACAAACAAGGATATTTCTGGAAAAGAATTATTACACAAGGATTCATAATGAAGATATGAACTCTAATCCGAATTTAGTTCAGAATCCCGGATATACAAACTAA